GATTCTCAAGCGGGAAATCCGCAGAATCATAAATGAAAAATAGAAACACAAGCAGGCAAGGAGAACAACGATGGATTTCATTCTGAACGAAGACCAGAAAATGCTCAGGGACACGGTGCGCCGGATCGCGGAGGAGAAGTTCGCCCCCCTCGCCGCGGAGATCGACGAGAAGGAGATCTTCCCTTC
The nucleotide sequence above comes from Syntrophaceae bacterium. Encoded proteins:
- a CDS encoding acyl-CoA dehydrogenase, encoding MDFILNEDQKMLRDTVRRIAEEKFAPLAAEIDEKEIFPS